The proteins below come from a single Oryzomicrobium terrae genomic window:
- a CDS encoding alpha/beta fold hydrolase yields the protein MTSPTQFRADDGEIIHLHVAGDGPPLVLLHGWTASHQEWFPFLAALTRHHRVYRWDARGHAGHLVASGNAPTVTRMARDLHNLLEHFDLHGATVIGHSMGALTLWQYLRDFGEARLARVGFIDQSPRLVTGPDWEHGIYGDFDEQRSAAFLEQLRDDFAESVLRLGAYGLNSRAREKYEENARGWEKSRQWLQTLPAGPLIDCWQSLTEADYRDVLATITLPALLIYGGESNFYRTETARLVASRIANAVLHIYEGTDHSPHQWQRDRFVADLLAFTGAA from the coding sequence ATGACCTCCCCCACCCAGTTCCGCGCCGACGACGGCGAGATCATCCACCTGCACGTGGCCGGCGACGGCCCACCCCTGGTGCTGCTGCACGGCTGGACCGCCAGCCACCAGGAGTGGTTTCCCTTCCTCGCCGCCCTGACCAGGCACCACCGGGTGTACCGCTGGGACGCCCGGGGCCACGCCGGCCACCTGGTCGCCTCGGGCAACGCCCCGACGGTGACGCGCATGGCCCGGGACCTGCACAACCTGCTGGAGCACTTCGACCTCCACGGCGCCACCGTGATCGGCCACTCCATGGGGGCCCTGACCCTGTGGCAGTACCTGCGCGACTTCGGCGAAGCGCGCCTGGCCCGGGTCGGCTTCATCGACCAGTCGCCCCGGCTGGTGACCGGCCCGGACTGGGAGCACGGCATCTACGGCGATTTCGACGAACAGCGCTCCGCCGCCTTCCTCGAACAGCTGCGCGACGACTTCGCCGAATCGGTGCTGCGCCTGGGGGCCTACGGCCTGAACAGCCGGGCCCGGGAAAAGTACGAGGAGAACGCCCGGGGCTGGGAGAAATCGCGCCAGTGGCTGCAGACCCTGCCCGCCGGCCCCCTGATCGACTGCTGGCAGAGCCTGACCGAGGCCGACTACCGGGACGTGCTCGCCACCATCACCCTGCCCGCCCTGCTCATCTACGGCGGCGAGAGCAACTTCTACCGCACCGAGACCGCCCGCCTGGTGGCCTCGCGCATCGCCAACGCGGTACTGCACATCTACGAGGGCACCGACCACTCGCCCCACCAGTGGCAGCGCGACCGCTTCGTCGCCGACCTGCTGGCCTTCACCGGGGCGGCCTGA
- a CDS encoding SDR family NAD(P)-dependent oxidoreductase, whose amino-acid sequence MACNPRLRDWRGKTVWLLGASSGIGAALARQLALAGARVAISGRRAEALEAVAAPLQAQGLTVLPVAADAADAAGLATARDRVEAALGPIDLGIYLAGDYVPLRAWELGAAAPVGAISAGAGPAAPADPALAQVERLARVNYLGAAAFAACLVPGLLGAARGATGRADAAGGEGQTALAGAAGAPPVRGLVLVGSVAGYRGLPKALGYGAAKAALIHFAEGLYLDLVRPEHPGLGVWLVSPGFVATRLTAGNDFAMPALIGEDEAARAIVAGLASGAFDIHFPKRFTGWLKFARLLPYRLYFPFIRRVTGE is encoded by the coding sequence ATGGCCTGCAATCCACGCCTGCGCGACTGGCGCGGCAAGACCGTCTGGCTGCTCGGGGCCTCGTCCGGCATCGGCGCCGCCCTGGCCCGGCAGCTGGCCTTGGCCGGGGCCCGGGTGGCGATTTCCGGGCGCCGCGCCGAGGCGCTGGAGGCCGTCGCCGCGCCGCTCCAGGCCCAGGGGCTGACGGTCCTGCCGGTGGCCGCCGATGCGGCCGACGCGGCCGGGCTGGCCACGGCCCGGGACCGGGTGGAGGCGGCCCTGGGGCCCATCGACCTGGGCATTTACCTGGCCGGCGATTACGTCCCGCTGCGCGCCTGGGAGCTGGGAGCGGCCGCCCCAGTTGGCGCGATCAGCGCGGGCGCCGGGCCGGCGGCGCCCGCCGACCCGGCCCTGGCCCAGGTCGAGCGCCTGGCCCGGGTGAACTACCTGGGGGCGGCGGCCTTCGCCGCCTGTCTGGTGCCCGGCTTGCTTGGCGCGGCGCGGGGCGCGACAGGCCGGGCAGATGCGGCGGGCGGGGAAGGGCAGACCGCCCTGGCGGGGGCCGCCGGGGCACCTCCGGTGCGCGGGCTGGTGCTGGTGGGCAGCGTCGCCGGCTACCGGGGGTTGCCCAAGGCCCTGGGCTACGGGGCGGCCAAGGCGGCCCTGATCCATTTCGCCGAGGGGCTCTACCTGGACCTGGTGCGGCCGGAGCACCCCGGCCTGGGGGTGTGGCTGGTCAGCCCGGGCTTTGTCGCCACCCGGCTCACCGCCGGCAACGACTTTGCCATGCCGGCCCTGATCGGCGAGGACGAGGCCGCCCGGGCCATCGTCGCCGGGCTGGCCTCCGGCGCCTTCGACATCCACTTTCCCAAGCGCTTCACCGGCTGGCTCAAGTTCGCCCGGCTGCTGCCCTACCGGTTGTACTTTCCCTTCATCCGCCGGGTGACCGGGGAATGA
- a CDS encoding nuclear transport factor 2 family protein, with protein sequence MTESATTASTATAAVDTAGPSAAPAHDAAAFDRLVAFYEHLSEAGVGRFAEFYSPDAYFKDPFNEVRGIGAIQRIFQHMFRQVQGPRFVVTQRFCGSDGVMLIWQLRYRTRWLKPADQVMHGSTHLRFAPDGKVCYHRDYWDTGEELYARVPLVGCIVRGVARALAA encoded by the coding sequence ATGACCGAATCCGCTACTACAGCCTCTACCGCTACTGCTGCCGTCGACACGGCCGGCCCGAGCGCCGCACCCGCCCACGACGCCGCCGCCTTCGACCGCCTGGTCGCCTTTTACGAGCATCTGTCCGAAGCCGGGGTGGGGCGCTTTGCCGAGTTCTACAGCCCGGATGCCTACTTCAAGGACCCGTTCAACGAAGTGCGGGGCATCGGCGCCATCCAGCGCATCTTCCAGCACATGTTCCGCCAGGTGCAGGGGCCGCGCTTCGTCGTCACCCAGCGCTTTTGCGGCAGCGACGGCGTCATGCTGATCTGGCAACTGCGCTACCGCACCCGCTGGCTGAAACCGGCGGACCAGGTGATGCACGGCAGCACCCACCTGCGCTTCGCCCCGGACGGCAAGGTCTGCTACCACCGGGACTACTGGGATACCGGCGAGGAGCTGTACGCCCGGGTGCCCTTGGTGGGCTGCATCGTGCGCGGCGTGGCCCGGGCCCTGGCGGCCTGA